The sequence below is a genomic window from Sebastes fasciatus isolate fSebFas1 chromosome 11, fSebFas1.pri, whole genome shotgun sequence.
tctcccctcctctcctctcctctcctctcctctcctcaactctcctctcctctcatttccctCTCAGATGCAGATCCCTCTGAAACCTGcatttgcagcagcagcagtggaaaCATTAAAATGCAATGTGTGCATTTGCAGTCAGCTGTTGAaatcacttcctctctctctctctttctctccctcttctttctttctttctttctttctccataCATGGCTGAGCTCCGCGAAAGCCACCAGCCTCCATGAGAAACAGGGAAAACACAGCTCGCAGGCAGCTGAAATATGACACTATGATACTCTCCAGGCTGAGAGTGAGTCTGCAGCAATGTGACATATCAATCTGGAAAAGAAcaggaggaagggggggggagCTAATGAGAAAATCAATACCAAGGCTGTATTTCAGTGTCTTGCAAAAAGAAGCCAGTATGTGCTCTGGTGTTATGGAAAGAAGCTGGAATATAATGGAAATCATTCATCCCCTCCAAAAGCTGCCTGGCTGCAGTGTGTCATGTGAAAACTGTGTCTGGTAACAGCTGCACGCTCCGTGCACATAATCTAAGCAGCATGCAGGGCTCTCTCTGCTGAAAGGGAAAAAGAAACCTCACATGTGACAACAACTTCTTATTGACAAACCTGAAAGATAAATCTCTATCGCATTCCTATGATGTCTCCACTGGGAGCTATAACGCCCCTCTGGTGCTCAGCAGGGACTTCTAAGTGTTACTTTAAGGTGTTTATCTGCTGTGATGGAGAGATTAGaccacaaatcaacaaaaacattatattCTAATAATTACTTAAATGTAAACTGGGTAATTTAGGTTTGcaatttgccaaaaaaacaatttgaagTTGTTAAATTGGGCTCTTTACGTTTGTAATGGGCATTAATTACTATTTTTTAGCACTTTATAGATTGAGAATCAATGAATTAATTGGTAAAGATAGTGAAATATTCCTGTAGAAGTGTGTAGTTGTATCTTGTATGGTATTCCTATGATAACTGATGCTAAGTAATGACTTTAAGGTGTGTTTCTGCAGTAATTGTATATACTTGTACTATGACATATCAGAGTAATATCATAAGAATACTTCCAGAGCATGCTGAGTCTGTCTCCACTTCACTGCCACACCACCACATCCACTGCATCCACTGCATCCAAATCACAGCCAGATAAAGCAGAGCAGTCATGTGTCTGTGGCAGCATGAGTGTGTTTATATGGAAATAATGGACTTGAACTTGTGGCAGTTTGAGCTCAACACTTTTCCTCTCTGCAGCTCAAACTCTGAACCGGCTGGTCCtctcagcagagagagagagaccagcagagacacacacacccagagctcagagcagcagcagcagagccgaGATCCAGTACTCACCCTCGGATAACTCGAGCTCCAGCTCGGCCAGTCTGGCCCGAACCTCCGCAGGAAGAGGCACCGGGTCCCGGTCCGCCATTCCAGCCCCAGCCCCGTTAGAAACCGACTTAAATCTCTGGTTTCCGTCTCTTTtatcctcttttctctctctctccaggcttCTCCTGCAAAAACACCCCAAAATATCCAAAGTCAGTCAGACTGAGTCTCTGCGTGTCGctgtctgagcagcagcagcaggctgttaGCTgagctcttcatcctcctcctcctcctcctcctgcagaacCAGCATCAAGCTGCACAACACGTGGAGGCTTCTCTTCCGGTGGCTTTAACAAAATAAGAGCCGACGCAGTATTTTTCTTTGTGGatcataaatacatactgtTTGTAAGAGCCATATTGTATTAGTTACAGtttttgcatttgattatcaatTAAAAAGTACATTGTGTTATGCCATAAAAAATGTTACATTATTAATGATACATTATAATTTAGGTCAGTTAGTCATGTAATAGAATGGGCTGTGATCTatatcaggggtcagcaacctttactatcaaaagagacattttaggcaaaaaaagaaaataaaaatctgtctggagtcgcaaaacatttgatcattgtgatgaaggtaacacagtttatagtctaagtatatagtatataagtctaatgcagtgagggccaaagagacaatgtactacggagtactagggccacattgagggaaaaaacatctgagatttacagaataaagtcagaatattacaagaaaaaaattaattaacacGTAAAAttgctactttataatattatgactttattctcatttttcgtcaatgtggccctaatactccgtcgtaccgtcgtaacacagacctacaacaatgataaataaaaatgaaaatgtaaacaaaaaaacatttgttaaaaatccacagggagccgctggagaggaacttaagagacgcatgtggctccggagccgcaggttgctgacccctggtctatatAAACTCAATGATGTGTGTTTTGCCCTGTTAAGATGTGCTCCTCTAGTGGTCCTGCTATTGAACAATGTGGGTGTGTCCCTTTAAGTGTGATTAATGCTAGTTAGGCTTCAGTGGAGCAGGATGGGGAGCAACATTTTTTCTGACCACACACAGATCACACAGATCACAGATTCAGTTATTTTCCAGTGGAATTGGTCTGTTTTTGATAGTCCAAGATTTGTCATGGggatatatttttgtttgttttaattttcgTGGAATAAACTTTTCACTCACTATACGAGCCTCATCTTTGAAGCTGACCAGGGAGTGAGTGTCTGCAGAAGGCAAGTGGAAGTTGGACATGGTAGTCTACGTGAGTCAGAAACCTTTACATCCTGCTAGAAGTGGCGAGGACGGTTTAGAGCAAGCTGTCACTACACTGGTGTTACTACTGTAGTTCCAGTGCTGGaatataactaagtacatttactcaagtaacatGTACATTTACAAAGTACAAATTCAAGGTACTagtatttgagtatttccattttatgcaacttcATACTTCCactacactacatttcagagggagatATTGTACTGTTTACTGcaatacatttgtctgacagctttaataataaaataataataattaatttaattttagctATAACACAATTTAAAATACTGCAAGTATAATAGGGTTAAACAATCATAATACAACGTTAAAACAATTTACACAAAATAACCatgtaattaaatgttttaaaataggataaataaaattagacaaaatgtttaaaagtaaataaaaaaaatgtaggttACAAAGACCAAACAGGACACATAATATATAGTTTAAGAACAGGAATGTAAAGCAGACAAAATTACACAGAGCGAGCTTTTACACATTAGTATTCGGtatcattataattataataataattattattattatcattattattatgttttgttttgcagaaaGAGATACTACACTATGCAGACCCAATACTTAATTCGTCACTCACCAAACTAccattgtgcttttattttgaaagtgaaATCACCCTTCTTCCTGTGTGACTCTTGTTAATTGTCTGAGAGTTAGAATAAACTGTCTGTAGGTGATTTTGGACAAATTGAAAACATCAGTTACTGAacacaaattattttatttacatggACTTCAgataaagttgttgttttttctgttttgaggAAACATTtagaataataacaataataaaataaccacCAGAGGGCGCCAGACaacatccatctatctatttatctatctatctatctctctatctatctatctatctatctatctatctatccatatctatctatctatctatctatctctctctatctctctatctatctgtctatctatctatctatctttctatctatctatccatatctatctatctatctatctatctatctctctctatctctctatctatctgtctatctatctatctatctttctatctatctatccatatctatctatctatctctctatctatctatctatctatctatctatctatctatctatctttctatctatctatccatatctatctatctatctatctatctatctctctatctatctatctatctatctatctatctatctatctatctctctatctatctatctatctatccatatctatctatctatctatctatctttctatctatctatccatatctatctatctatctatgcagATAAACCACATATTCCAGTTATAGATACTAGATTTGGACTTTGTATTGAATACTTTCTTTTTACACATTAACAATTAAACTAAGCACAAGaagtcacatatatatatatatatatgtatatatatatatacatatatatacatatatatatatatatagtgcatAAACCAACCCAAAAATTAGGCCCTTAAAATCTCAGGAGAACATATTAAGGACATTAATTAAAGGTGTCATTTGattcaaatatatatgtatgtatatacatatatatgtgtgtgtaaacacaacgaggctgtaaaggtggatgagtcggcgtgatgacatttagtattcttatttagccacttgttagcaaacaccttttttaagacacataaaggcttcaaaattcacaagtgggatatttattgtattttatatcgtacaacaaaatattaaaatcccttcagcttgtgttaaccacagaccttatttaagGCATTTAACTAAAAACCGAAAACTATTGGTGTTTATCAGAATAAACAGAGGCCAACCATAAAGAGATCCTGGTGTCATGGAGTCTTTACTATCTGACCAACACAACCCAGAAGTCCACCAGTCACATTAACACAGGGTCAATGACATGTATGGGATGAGAGAACGGGTCAAGCTCAGCACTAAAGcaatatataagataagataaaattacaataaatataagattaaaaaaaagtgatgaaatTGAAAGTGAAAGAATTGAAGtttcaaatgttaaaaaaaattacaaacctTGCTCTATATGGGTGCTGTCTATGGTTCTGATTTCTGAGTGTAAATAACcgcaaaaaaacaactaaaatcgtgcataaataaataaatatatacatacatttagaagtaaatataaaaaaataaaaaataaataaaagaggaataaataaataaatataaactaaataaaagcaaaaataaattaattaatttaaaattttataaaaataaatatataagtaaataaaagggaaaattagacagaagagtaaataaataagggaattaatacaaagataaataaataaagaagcaaattaaacaaaaatatcaaattatgtcacattttatcaattaatttatagctacatatatttttaatatcatgtttttgctatatttcatgatatattatttatcgagtcatttatttatttattcattcatttattttggattttggcaggttcgTCCTCCATATAAAACAACTACTTCAGTGGACTaactataataaatacataaataaataaaagggaaaattaaacagaagagtaaataaataagggaatcaatacaaagataaataaataaagaagcaaattaaacaaaaatatcaaattatgtcacatttgatcaattaattaatggctacatttattttttaatatcatttttttGCTATATTTCATGACATacttatttatcgagtcatttatttatttatttattatttttgattttggcaggttccgtcctccatataaaaaacaactactTCAGTGGACTGACTAACACATGCAGCTAAATCCAGGCAAGAAATGCTAAATAATCAATATACCCACATTAAAcatgaagcacacacacagctcagtaaacagtaaagccacagagagagagaagtgtgtgTTTCACTCACCCTGTTTGAAGAGGAAGCTCATTCTCCTGTCTGTCTTGGTGGAGAAGTGGTCACAAGTTTCATTGTGCTTCTTTGTGTTAATGCTTCTCACTAACTCCAGAAAGCTTCAATTTCACAGCTCAGTCTGTGTGACTTTTTGATTTAATGTGTGTCTCAATCACCTGTGACAGGTTGGAGAGGTCCATGAATCCTGTAGTGGTCCAATGTAGGCCTGAGGGAAGACCCCCAAAAGTGCTTTAGTTGTTGAGATACCCCTACCGGAGGtagaacaaaacacaacaatgatTTTCATATTCTCTTAGGTCTCCCATATACAAAAAGGATTCTTGTATAAGTATTCAACTGCAAAAgtggttaaattgacagatattgtgacataacccatgaataaaaaaaagcgCAAAATGAAGCCAGGCCGAATGGGAGATGGTACACCAAAACTCATGTAATTTCATAATGCAAGCtctgattgatcccaaatttgGTGTGATGATGGCCAGGGGGTTCCTCTACATGTGTAAAGAAACAGAGTGTGAATATATTGATGCATTGAGgaaatacgatacgatacgatacgatacgatacgatacgatacgatacgatacgatacgatacgatacgatacgatacgatacagcTTTATtatcagtttgcactgaaattaattttgcgtccataggcagctcagtttgagaaaaagtacacatagaatagacatactgttaccataaaaagacagacaagtaagacccatcagacaaaaaaacaaaacacatcaccattattcatacataacccattacaaaatgaccatctgtcctctggattcacatgtctttagcagcacattcattattatttagcaacaagatggactgatggacaaaagcgttcttTAGTCTGATGAGGTTAAATGAAGAGACACTGAATCgcctcttggagggcagaagttgatattccccatttaaaacatgcGAGGGATCAGAAGTCTGAGCATGctcttgttgtgagctgcttgaaagAAGGCTGTCACAGGTTGGCCAATGATCTTCGCGCAGATTTTATTTTGgctataaagtttagttttaagttttacagatatactactgagccaggctgtgctgcagtacaacagaacactctgaatcactgaactgcaaaatagaaaaataatctggctactggctccaaatgatctgAGTCTGCCAAGAAAGTaaatacagtactacaaacaCATAAGGACAATAAGCGGAAATATCAAATTTGAAGATATatgatgaatgtattcatttacttttaggtAGCTTTGGCTGGGATTGTCCAGTCAGCATGAATCCTTGACACAAAGAAGTCCATCAAAATAcccctcaagtgcaactacatttgttcacattttatttattacatctactctacctattttacaagtgcaattacctctgtttacattacatctatttttatattttataactctagtgtaacacttctgtttatatttatttattacatatacttcacctgttttatttaatatgtaATCACACATAAATCATTAATAAAGCCCTTTTTGACTGTTTATAAAAGTCttcttattgatattattatgcattatatatatatttttttattctaagtaTTTTAGTTAACATAATCTAAAGTATTTACAGGGAGGGTTTAGAAGGgttattttctaaatatttcACAGTGTCACAACACTAACATATTGTGATATTTccaatgaaaaataatgtgtaaaaTTATATGTCACTGCAGGGAAATAAAAGGTAAATTATCAGATTATTAAAGCAATTATTAAGCATtagatttaaattaaatgtgtgtAATAGAGCACATATGACATATAAAAGTGGGTGAAATAGATTTAAATCTAATGCTAAATAATTGATGGGAAGTTGGTTGCctcttctgattggttaatcccCCTTTTTTAGTAGGAGTGTAATACAGTGTCTGACCACACAGTCAGAGGGGGCGCTGTTTCACTCATTGTAAAACACTCGATGTGCAGCAACAGCACAGGAGaattaaactgttaaactaagtgtttttattaaaatgacaaCTACAGTCTTTTACTGCCATTAATCAAATTGTCTTTTCATACACTGTTATAACTACTGTactgtttatatactgctgtTAATGAGCCATTTTATGTATATGGTgctatattaaagggactgtttgtaactttttaagcgtataaatgtaccgggtcgggacacatgcgcgctcgcatatgcgcatcacgtgtagccgctgcctctcctcctctgcctgctcgccttcactcagacagcgcgcgcgttcttgCTCAGCTCGCTCcgcctctagacgtgaacgctcactccacactgcagaagagttagtttagctctgagattatctagtgaatgtacggtggacgtttgtgcagaaataaatgctgcagctcctccagaccaacagaggtttcctgtgtcttgtgaagtgacggggctctgcagagagaaacgttatcttccgttaccgaccgggtgccggtgtctccctgctctctccggctgcgggcggagagagcagggagactcgctgcagagcctcgctgctgaagcctgcgctgaggcaggaaaagccaacactaggatcagcattgattcatggagagaccttcgtctggtcagctaacattactgccaagcagctgaaatatagagtgatattgtgcttttagctgacgtgtgtcgcctcactgttttgagcgatgctcgttcatgtctatgtagagcgagcacaagtgcgagcaacaggacgctgactttagttgacttaacggccacagatgtcgctgttagcaagacatttctgattcttacaaacagtccctttaacgaaAATTTCAaattttgatttcatttttttaactttttttttagtgtgttgctgtatttgaatatttagaATCCTTTTAGAAACGTTAGTGTATAAAACTGTTTCTTTCTTCATATTCTGCTGCTCATAAACTTGTTTCTAGTTTCCAAATTTAAATCACAATTAATATATTACTATTCATGTATTAAAAGAAAGTAAATTCATTTAGTTACATTTCAAATTAACGGGTGTTTTCAGTAAAACGAAAAGCGTGAATTTGTACACCACATTTTGTGTTAACTGTGTTTTTACCATCAGCTCTTCATAGATCTTATCAGTTGAATATCAGTTCTATTACCtctgacacattttattttgaaagaaaagtaaagtattACATTGATTTCTGTGTTCCTAACTCTGACATTACAGGATGAACTTGGTGAAGAAGACTGAAGGGTCCAGTCACATGTTGTCAGGTGAGATCTCACTGCTCACTACATGCAGATTTACACTCATATCAACAGttgtggaggaagtattcagatcagtagaagtactaataccacactgtaaaagtactctgttaaagctgcagctctatcattacattattattactgatgcattcctgtaaaagcaggattttactgtaGTAGTTGGTTGAgctggagctcattttgaactGTTAACTCTTTGATTTGTAATACTAGTGGAGTATTACACTGTAGTACTTCTTCTTTGGTGATATTGGTTTTAAATCCTTCTGAAGCTTGAAATGCAGGTTTGGTTCAGGATGAAATTCACCTGTTTCCTCAAGAATACGAGCCGAGAAGTATTTCACAACTAAAGAGCGTGTTGTAACTGCGAGGCTCTGTTGTAACTGAGGAAACAAAGTGCCGCTCCTCTTCCTGGAATGAACCAGAGCCTgataactcctccctcctcttcctcctctcaaacACACCCAGTTGCACTCGGTCCTCTTATTTCCTCGTTCCCGCCCCTTCAGATCTACAgttttgaagatgggtgtaacCGACATGGTGGTGCAGTGAGAGCTGACAGGCTGCATTCAGTGCACATGTTGTTTAGATCAGAACTCAAACTAGTTTCACTTCTCAGGAAGTGAGACTCAGACAGTCGTTGtctctgagaggtgaaatggcgcagcaagGAAATCAGCTGGACCACGAAAGGTTCTCCtgttcgatctgtctggatctactgaaggatccggtgactattccctgtggacacagctactgcatgaactgtattaaaaccCACTGggacaaagaagaagagaagaagatctacagctgccctcagtgtaggcagaccttcacaccgaggcctgtcctgatgaaaaacaccatgttagcagatttagtggaggaactgaagaagactggactccaagctgctcctgctgatcactgctatgctggacctgaagatgtggcctgtgatgtctgcactgggaggaaactgaaagccttcaagtcctgtctggtgtgtctggcctcttactgtgagaaacacctccagcctcattatgatgtggctccattaaagaaacacaagctggtggagccctccaagaagctccaggagaacatctgctctcgtcacgatgaagtgatgaagatgttctgtcgtactgatcagcagtgtatctgttatctctgccctgtggatgaacataaaggccacgacaccgtctcagctgcagcagaaaggaccgagaggcagagagagctggaggtgagtcgactcaacatccagcagaggatccaggacagagagaaagatgtgaagctgctccaacaggaggtggaggctgtcaatcactctgctgataaagcagtggaggacagtgagaagatcttcaccgagctgatccgtctcatggagaaaagaagctgtgatgtgaagcagcaggtcagatcccagcagaaaagtgaagtgagtcgagtcaaagagcttcaggagaagctggagcaggagatcactgagctgaagaggagagacgctgagctgaagctgctgtcacacacagaggatcacacccagtttctactcaactacccctcactgtcacctctcagtgaatctacacactcaaccagcatcaatatccgtcctcggcgctactttgaggacgtgacggcggctgtgtcagaagtcagagataaactacaggacgttctgagagagaaatggacaaacgtctcacagacagtgactgaagtggatgttttactgtcacaaccagagcccaagaccagagctggattcttaaaatattcaagagaaatcacactggatccaaacacagcatacaaacagctgttattatctgaggggaacagaaaagcaacagtaATGATGCAACATCAGTCTTattctagtcacccagacagattcactctATATaatcaggtcctgagtagagagagtctgactggacgttgttactgggaggtggagtggagagggagaggagttaatgtagcagtcgcatacaagagtatcaggagagcagggggggGTGAATGTTACTTTGGAtacaatgacaaatcttggatGTTACATTGTAACAAAAACAGTTATAGATTTTGGTATAACAAAGTCCAaacccccgtctcaggtcctctgtcctccagagtaggagtgtacctggatcacagtgcaggtattctgtccttctacagcgtctctgaaaccatgactctcctccacagagtccagaccacattcactgagcctctctatgctggactttgGCTTTTAGATTATGGAgacactgctgagttgtgtaaactgaaatagacagaagtcatttaagggttcaattctgtgttttaactcttaaactgatcagaggcctgtactacgaagtgagttcaacatacccggggtatcttctcgttatctggcttaactaaccctaacaaacgagatctcgctaaacggtcctacgaagctggttatcaactcggtaagtcaacccagggtttctcagtctggctgtgagcgcgttcttCTCCTTCCATTCTCATAACCCATATCTCATTCCTCATTCttctaaaaaataactttatttatacgtTTTTCAATTTTTCAACAAAGTAACACATATTCCAACAAACCCGGGAAACCCAAAAAGTAAACAACATGgagaaaataacaacaaataacTGAACGAATAGATACATTCTAATTaaaacagtagtagtaataataataataataataataataataataataataataataataataataaatagtagtaaataataattaaaaattaaaaaaataaatataaatgtagaaaagatggttaactaaacataataataatctattacaaaagtatacatacagtatattcacatgtgcatataaagaaatatacacattcataataataatataattcataataataatgattcttcttcttgtacttattattgatatattattttatagtgTGACTAAAGTGAAAATCAATTTGTGAAAAAATGGCAAAGTGTTTGAGAGATCAGAGGACAAGATGTCAAGGATTTAGTAACGGCGGCAAATTctcttatcatcatcatcatcatcatcatcatcatcatcagcatcaacatcatcatcatcatcatcatcatcatcatcatcatcagcagcagcagcagcatcagcagcagcagcagcagcagcagcatcatcatcatcatcatcatcatcatcatcatcatcagcagcagcatcatcatcatcatcatcatcagcagcagcatcatcatcatcatcatcatcatcatcatcagcagcagcagcagcagcagcagcagcatcatcagtACAGTGCTGATGAAGGAGCGTCTGCAGCGTTCTCTGTGAACATGCTGCCATCTTGTGGCTCTTCACTCTCATCAGGAACAACTGACACCTGATGCTGAAGTCACACATTTTTAAGAATCAAacttcattttaaatatttttttgtttattaatcatatatcatttattgtttt
It includes:
- the LOC141776465 gene encoding tripartite motif-containing protein 16-like, yielding MAQQGNQLDHERFSCSICLDLLKDPVTIPCGHSYCMNCIKTHWDKEEEKKIYSCPQCRQTFTPRPVLMKNTMLADLVEELKKTGLQAAPADHCYAGPEDVACDVCTGRKLKAFKSCLVCLASYCEKHLQPHYDVAPLKKHKLVEPSKKLQENICSRHDEVMKMFCRTDQQCICYLCPVDEHKGHDTVSAAAERTERQRELEVSRLNIQQRIQDREKDVKLLQQEVEAVNHSADKAVEDSEKIFTELIRLMEKRSCDVKQQVRSQQKSEVSRVKELQEKLEQEITELKRRDAELKLLSHTEDHTQFLLNYPSLSPLSESTHSTSINIRPRRYFEDVTAAVSEVRDKLQDVLREKWTNVSQTVTEVDVLLSQPEPKTRAGFLKYSREITLDPNTAYKQLLLSEGNRKATVMMQHQSYSSHPDRFTLYNQVLSRESLTGRCYWEVEWRGRGVNVAVAYKSIRRAGGGECYFGYNDKSWMLHCNKNSYRFWYNKVQTPVSGPLSSRVGVYLDHSAGILSFYSVSETMTLLHRVQTTFTEPLYAGLWLLDYGDTAELCKLK